The Primulina huaijiensis isolate GDHJ02 chromosome 6, ASM1229523v2, whole genome shotgun sequence genomic sequence ATCATGTACCACCAAAGGAACAGAACAAGACAAGAGTAGTGAGTCTTACATATAATATATGAGATCACAAGGCACACCTTGCACAACTAGTACTCAACTATCAACGTGCCAATATTGATCTTCGATCTTTAATAATACGGATTTGATACTTGCTAGCTATTTTAAATGGATTTATCTTGCCTAAGAGTGAgaaaaaaatatcgaaattttTGATATATCGAAGTTATCGTGtcgaaaaatatcaaatttatcgaAATTCTCGTTATACCgaatattaaaataagatatgatatgaaatttgataaatttcgatatatatcgaaatataaaaataatatataaaatatatatgtaaattaaaaaatatataatatttttaaataataaagttatgAATTAAAAAGAATATAAGGTCTTTTCggtataaaacgatatatatTGATATCGTACTGAAATCTCGGTATAcctcaaaattttgatataatcaGTATACTAGTTATacataccgaaaatttcggtataccgagattgggtataccaaaaatttgaacacGATATcggtatatatttttttataccataattttcaatatagtatactgccattgaaaattttggcataaatatatagttgttgaaaaattatttaaaaatgtgttaaatatttgtgttNATATATAGTTAGAATAAATTCACTTTTggtgaattaattaaatcgatgtatttaatattatatatacttatgttaaatatataaaattgatgTATTTAATTAGTTCTccctaattaaatattatggtTATGTTTTTACATTCTTGTTTCACTCAAGTTTTATGTGTCATTAGAATCATACATCAATATAATTACAATTATATATAAGTTATGTAAGGATTCGAGCTACAAATTTCATTTCGTCAATATATTTGGgagtttaataatattataaaaataacagaaataaattttttatatggatTATTAAAAATACGAGTGTAATTACAAGGGCGAGCTGTTTGATAGGTTGTAATAACTTGGAAGCCAAACAAACAGATGCCTAGAAACGAACATAGGGAAAGGTCAACACGTAGGGGTCGTTCAAGAAACAATCTCTACCACACGTGAAATTTTGCATGAAATCGTCAAAGCTTGTGGAAGTGAAACTTAAGCGAAAATTCCATTGTCCCATTCCCCTCCCTCACACATCATTCAAATATTCAGGGCTGAAATTCACAAGATTGTCATACTAGGAATAGGGGGAAGTGAGCAACAGTCCCCCATGCATGCATAAAACCGAGCAGGATAATATTCAAGAATTAGTTGATTTGTGCTCCATCCTTATGGAATCACACCTCCTTTCACCTCTATCTCAACATTTTGGATTAGTTTATGTTCATCCGAACTCGAATTTCTGGGGTTCACGGTTCACCTCACTCTACGAGCTCACGACAACATTTTGCTTTTGTTGATCCGTCCGATGATATCTTGATTTCATGAAACAAGACTGTTGTGCTAGAAATTTAGCATCATGGCGAAAACAGGATCAGTGAAAAAATATCAGAGAACCTGTTCAGAGATCACCAGCCTAAGAAATTTAATCTCCATATTTTCTTTCTAGGGAGGTGTGTTACTAAAACCAAGAAAGCCCATTTGAAtgtaaaataacttaaaattcaCATTTTGGTTCAAGAGAACTAACTGTGATTATCGTTGATCAGTATTCTGATGCAAAAGGATCATTACTCCAAACCCAGAAAACAGAGATGTCCCCAATCAAACAAGTCCAATAAACCATTGAGCTGAACTTAGAGTAGGAATACTCATAATAAGCAGATGAAATTTTGTGGCGGTATATTGATGTCATTACGCCAACACAAGCCCAAGCCAATCACAGATTATACAAGCACAACAAATAGGAATACATGCAAAGATATGCTGTTAGCGAGAAAACTTTCGCAACACGAAGCATCGTGTTCTTTGTTAattaagaaagaaagaaagaaaaacctGTTGCATATCTCTTTCACTATGTTGGTTTTATTTCTaccaaagaaaacaagaaatataAACAATTGATCAGAACTAAATAAACAATAGCTTTCATAGAGCAAGTAATCCTTCCTTGGCCACCAAATTTTTACCAGAGGATTCGATATTTTGATAGAATTCCCCATCCAATCAATACTAGTCCGTCCTTTACAATCAACCAATTTCTTCAAGGAAAAAGGGACATCATCCAACTCCAGAGTAACTTCAGATTAAGCCAACGATTCAAAATTCAACTTTAGAATCACATCAATAAGAAATGGAAACTCTATCAAAGATTTAGAAGATTACCTTTTTGTTTTGTCACGGAGCACCTTCAGAAACTTTATACGTATCTGCCGTAATTTCTGTCAAACTCAATCCTGGGAATAGTGTCTACCCAAAACAAGAAGAAGATTTGATGAAACAGAGATTAAATGTAGTATAATCAATCGAATGATTAAATAACCAAAAACTCCGATTTCGATTGTGAGAATGAAATCAATATGAGATGCAATAAAGGGAATTCGGGATCGTGGTCTTACATCCAATTCTCTCTGGACAATTTTAGCTCTCTTCTTGGGTCTGCGCGCTGGTTTGTGACCAGTGAATGAAAAAAAATCCTCTCCGATTTCTCTCTTTGAGAGGGCAACTGAAAATTTCTCCCGCGTTAACTTCTCTGCGCAAATCGCCGCCACGTTACCACCACTTCTAAGCCTGGACAATTCGTCAGTTGCCTCCGTCGCCCCATCCGCCCTCAAAGTTTTCCCGCTAACCCCGGCGGCAGAAGAACCACCATTTGTACCGAAAATAAACCCACTTACCGGAGTCTTACAGGCAGCTCGCCTCTTCCTCAGATTCCACGGATTTTTGGCCTCTCCTTCACCAGGCATCACCGCAGAATGCCGCGGTACCGGCGGGTGCGGCGGCAGAAGAGATACAGAAACCGAACAATCCTCATGACTATCCTTAAAGGTCGCAGCTTTCAATTTATCAGCAGCCGTCTGAACATCAAGCTTCACGTTCTCTCTCATGGAGGCAAACCCGTCATCTGACACCGGCGGTGGAGCAGAACCCATTTGGAGGGATCCAAAAGGAAGCAATTTGGAAGCAGAAGAGTCTTTGTCTCTCTTTCTATCACTTGTAGTCTGCCGCTGATTGATTGATTGCTGctgctggtggtggtggtggtgatcAGATGAACCAGCTTCATTGATGAATTGTCCATCAGAATCGACCTTAATGCAGCGGAGAAATTTCTGATTCCCCCACCTCAAACCGACGGGAAACGTGAAATTATGTAAAGCCTTGGATCTTTCTGTCCCCATAGCCATATCCTGCACATTCAAATTTCACACTCAATCACACGCTCAAAGGTAGAAGCTTTAGGTATTTCTTGGATGTTCCAATGGATGGAAGAAGCGGTGAGATGGAAAAAGCAGACGAAAGAAGGATTACTTGCCGTGTTTTTCcttctatattttatttatgtttaaaaaatgaaattaagaaaatcgCCGGGAAGGAGCAGcagcatcatcatcatcatcatcatcatcaaacAATCAAAGGTACGTGGTATCAAAAGTACGTGGtttcgggtcgggtcgggttcGCTAACCTGCGCACGGAAAATTGAAACCAACTATTTTCACCTGAAACgccttttttatatatataaatattttgtttttgtgaaGAAATCAGCCAATTAggttatttatgcttttgtcAGATGGAACTGTGATTtagtttaatataaatttagacAACATTATTATAGAATGTAAATTCGGATGGGAGACTTGATATTAATCTAATCCAATCTTAATATATAAACTCTAATCGAGTTTAGTGTTATTTGAAATtcacattaaataattaaataaggtgTTTGAATTTTATTCGGTTTATCGATTATTTTTATGTGTTCGGCATCATTtgaaaaattgtcaaaaaaatagATGATCTAGTAGTCGCAAATATATATTACAAGATTTTGAGGGTAAAGTAGGATACATTTTGATTATTCAAACAACGGAAATTGACTCTAAACATGATTCATTAGTATGATTTTATGTAATGTTTACATAGATTTTTGAgttctttttttaattattatttgaatagtttttttatttaatttgtatctTTTCAAGAAAGTTAatctcatatatattttttcttttttgagggTGGCGTTTTTTCCTTTGGCGGATATTTTTTTAGAAGACAAAATTTGGTGAAGTATGGTaacttttaaaacttttaatatgtttttttaaaaaatttaaaatcgatTCTTAGattcttttatatataataatatgtaccaaaataaaatttgaatttaaaaaattaacaatcATAAAAAGtacaaatacacacacacaccattGTGAGTTAGAAaagtaaaaatcatatataagcATGTACATTTATATGTTgcatgtattattattttttttaatttgatcaaataatactaaataattaacatgaaattattttcaatttagaagagttgctcgatttaaaagaaaaattttgtttagatttttttctttgattGACTTGAGGAAGTTTTTAGTAAGGTAAAAAAgataattatggaattaaatattttgatgttcTCTAAAGTAGTTACTCTAAGGGTCTaatacttaataatataataataataataataatatagatgtGTACATATATTTACTCGTATACTCTAAGGGTGTGTTTGGTTGAGTCGATTAAACAAGGATAGATTAATAGTCAAACACTTATAAAatttttggttaaaattttaaaatgttttaataatcattttgaccgGGTTTAAGAACCAATTTTGTGGATAActatttgattattaatataACAAATCAAGTGGGATACactatcaaaattcaataaattacatttttctcCTCTGATTTCTTAGAGTGTTAagttatttattgaataaaaaatttattttaaagtgtTGTACGTTAGATGTCGAGCccgatatttaatatatatcattattatttaatttgatttaaactTTAAAGAATATAAAGATAtacttttattttgaaaaaaaaatttatttgtatatattttaataaaataataaaaactaaattttaatgTTGGTTATGcttatcaataatatttttatttttattatatttaattttatgatatttacacTTATTAATTCAAAGATTattaatatctttattattaacattattattattattattattattattattattattattattattatttattactttCAGATGTGTAcaacaaataaataaacttaGCAAGAGCATAatcttaaatttattaatatataaaagttaatcacatattcaaatttttgaacCAAACCATCTTAATAGTATCACATAATGTTTGATTAATAATATATCAATCTTGTTatctatagcataatcaattatatatttatccaTCATTTGTACCAAACACATCTTCAAGGTCTCACACGAATGAGGAAATTTCGGAAGATTACGAAGTCTTTTGAACAAGTTTTAAGCTTGACCGAAGAATCCATATCCAATCCAACATTAAATATTCCTAATAATAATGGAAAATACCATAACaaacttttattaaaattagGTCCAACTTGCGGGGGGCAATTTagtacataaattaaatataataatgaaCTAGCCGAAGAGGATTATTTTACCTTTCCAAAATAAACCAAAAGAAGACTTTTTTTTTGAATAGAAATATTTTCGTAACTCAAATAACCGACAAGTCTCGGGTTATAATATTAATGAGCCACGACGGAAGAACGCCATCGGTCCATCTAAATAACAAAGAAAACATTAGAGCTCGTCGAGGTAGAGTATGAGTGACGTTGTTAGCCGTACGTCTCATATGTTGTATCGAAAGGAATGACTCATCCTCAAGCATCGCTCTAACTTCGGAAGCCACTCCGCCGCTGTGACTTAGATCGAAATTCTCTTCCCTCACCGCCTTAACCGCTACCAGAGAGTCAGAAAATATGCACACATTGTCCAGCCCAAGCGCCAAGCTGAAGTCCATTCTCATCCTTACAGCCAGAAGTTCTGCACAAACCACACTTCCAGGAAACCGAATTGGACAAGCTTTCGCCCCACGGACTCTCCCCTGCGCATCCCCACACCATATTTATCTCTGATAGAATCAAATCCCGCATCGACATCGAGTCTATACTGAGAGTTGAGTGGAGGTGCCCATGTAGTACACCACGCAGAATTTGTTCAATACGATTAATTAGATTAACCTGATTTGTAATATAGCCaaattatttatgtaatttGCTTCATAGCTTAGCGATTGTGGGTTACAtctatgttaaaaaaaaaaaagacagttGATTTATTGACCAAGGTGATGTTAAATCTTAATATTTGATATAGTTCAAAAGAAAGTTGTTGGAACAATGATTGTTAAATGATCGATTTCTTTTCCTGAACTAATTTATTCATGATGTGGAGatgtttatattaaattttcaaaccCAAAGgcataatatatgatttaaatttcttatatattttttttataaatcaagtcaacaaaattatttattttcagacTTCAAGAAACAGTTAAGTTGGCTATTTATTTTGATACTTGAAATATATGTACTCTATGAACATTGGACATGAAGTTCTATTTTggaacaagaaaatttaattgtttCGTCATATAAAATCAGTAGTCGGCTAACAAATTTATCAACTCAATCATGATTACGTTGATGAATTCAGTGCAAAAATATGGAATCATGATTATGTTGATGGATTCTGCTTTGCTTAGTGCCTTCAGTTGTACAATCTGAAAAATACCTGGCCCTTACATCTCGAGCATCAAATTTGCTCGACTTTAACTATGTATTAGCAAATACATCAAATTTGGCACTCGAACTTTGAGGGAGCTGCTTGTGAGCTGCTCCCGAAACCACTCGATAGTCGTTGGCTCGCTTACACTCTTACTCGCTGCGGTCTACGCTTCGTAAGCTTGTGAAAGGATGTCCATAAAGCATCAAACACAGAATGAGCAGGACAAACAATGGGGTCTAATTAAAAGGAGCATTCAATGAACTTAACACGGATTGAGCAAAGCATTCTGTTCAATTGTATTAATATAAAGAGGAAGAACAAAAACAATACCCCCACCAATATTTTTCCCTATACTACCTTCCTTGTTTACCTGAATCATAACAAGAATGTTAAACAACTATCTATAATCAGAAATAACTGAAATTAACATTCTtaaagccaccaactcttcctAGTACACCACGTTTTACCAGAAGAACATTATGATCAGATTCCCAGTTCAAAACAGCAATGCTGCGCACCATATCACACTATATTTCTCCATCCTGTGCAATGAATCAGTATCTGCAAGCACAAAAGGCATCTTCTAGCAACTGCAAATTCACCaatgatatcaaattttagCACCAAGTTTAAAATAATCAAGTAGTAGTAATCaatctatatatattatttcagcATCCTTAGATAGGATAACACGTCACCTCTTTTGTCATGGAGCAGCTCCAGAAACTTTATACAAGTTCGGTGTAATTTCTGTCAACCGCAATCCAGGGAACAATGTCTGCACAAAATCAGAACCAGACTCAATGAAACAGTTATTATATACATTCTCATGAATCAAATGGTCAAATAACCAAAAACCCTTAATTTTCAGTGTTTtgataaaatcaaatttgagttttcaaTTAAACGTGTCATTGAAGTTTTCATGTGCTTACATCCAATTCCCTCTGAACAATCTTGTTTCTCTTCTTGGGTCTGCGTGGTGGTTTACGACCAGTAAATGACAAGAAATCCTCTTCGATTTCTCTCCTTGACAGGGCAACTAAGACCTTCTCCCGTTTCCTTTTCTCTCCGCACCCGTTGCCACCGCTCCGCAGCGACTTGTCAGTTACCGCGGCGGCGGCTTTAATTAGAGAAATTGCAGAACTGCGTTTCGCCCCATCTGCCCTCTTACCCATCCCCGCGA encodes the following:
- the LOC140978727 gene encoding uncharacterized protein — translated: MAMGTERSKALHNFTFPVGLRWGNQKFLRCIKVDSDGQFINEAGSSDHHHHHQQQQSINQRQTTSDRKRDKDSSASKLLPFGSLQMGSAPPPVSDDGFASMRENVKLDVQTAADKLKAATFKDSHEDCSVSVSLLPPHPPVPRHSAVMPGEGEAKNPWNLRKRRAACKTPVSGFIFGTNGGSSAAGVSGKTLRADGATEATDELSRLRSGGNVAAICAEKLTREKFSVALSKREIGEDFFSFTGHKPARRPKKRAKIVQRELDTLFPGLSLTEITADTYKVSEGAP